A single genomic interval of Koleobacter methoxysyntrophicus harbors:
- a CDS encoding CHC2 zinc finger domain-containing protein — MSGYRYVKVVDTALEHGVKLKRHMHSPAGETRADCPFCGDKNGHLYLNSEKNTFHCFRCGASGGAVKFKALLSGTSEAEVIRECAKYAKGKAVRKDTVHPALKLTETQLKQIGFLKKPDWVRLKQEDPERFLNIRSWVWKEWNEYKKTIATETAFWFEIVALSCGTKEAAKFLVEMEHKTEIPGLFKAVVKKVKEINERSKSHEKNHRSQSPLQRRTAPDSVKRERAACFM, encoded by the coding sequence GTGTCAGGCTACCGATACGTAAAAGTGGTTGATACAGCCCTTGAGCACGGAGTTAAGCTGAAAAGGCATATGCACAGCCCTGCGGGTGAAACGAGGGCTGACTGTCCGTTTTGCGGCGACAAAAACGGGCACCTGTATCTGAACAGCGAAAAAAACACGTTTCACTGCTTCCGCTGCGGTGCCAGCGGCGGTGCGGTAAAATTCAAAGCACTGCTCAGCGGCACGAGCGAAGCGGAAGTGATCAGGGAGTGTGCGAAATATGCAAAAGGAAAGGCTGTTCGCAAAGACACGGTCCATCCGGCCCTGAAACTTACGGAAACGCAGTTGAAACAGATAGGCTTTCTTAAAAAGCCCGACTGGGTCAGATTGAAACAGGAAGACCCGGAGCGCTTTCTAAATATCCGCAGCTGGGTCTGGAAAGAATGGAACGAGTACAAAAAAACAATTGCCACAGAAACAGCCTTCTGGTTTGAAATTGTTGCTCTGTCATGCGGCACGAAGGAAGCGGCAAAATTCCTGGTCGAGATGGAGCATAAAACGGAAATTCCGGGGCTGTTTAAGGCGGTCGTAAAAAAAGTAAAGGAAATTAACGAAAGGAGCAAGTCGCATGAAAAAAACCATCGAAGTCAGAGTCCGCTGCAGCGGCGAACTGCACCGGATAGTGTTAAACGAGAAAGGGCAGCTTGTTTTATGTAA
- the dnaN gene encoding DNA polymerase III subunit beta, with protein MLVRISKSRLVDALALAGRAAASSSVISVIKGILMEAEDGILKLSGTNLETRLEVVLSGGDVEIKNEGSVIIPASFGDAVKAIDGDPELKIQVEEPTQTVELSDTKGKINFKFAGIRAENFPETNPGSRVADFEIAAEVLEDILKKTVFAAGRKSPKIILEGIKFQSRDGQLKCFALDGYRAAFYFLYSFKSEPFDVIIPASSLLQLQQLTKRGGTFKCRIYENFAAFEHSNNEDGCSATYIVNLLNGNFPKTERLIREKNTTVVKINKTLLLQSLQRASLTRGAVVLEIDKDGSEVKIFSEDKDKTISVSEKIAAEVKGGPLSIYFNSKFLTEPLEAIEDSEVELGFELDVSPCQIDLSSEKRRYAYFAMPLGKE; from the coding sequence ATGCTTGTTCGTATCTCAAAATCACGGCTTGTTGACGCCCTCGCACTTGCCGGCAGAGCAGCTGCCTCAAGTTCAGTTATTTCTGTAATAAAAGGTATACTGATGGAAGCAGAAGATGGGATATTAAAATTATCGGGGACTAATCTAGAAACAAGGCTCGAAGTTGTGCTGTCAGGGGGAGATGTCGAAATTAAAAACGAAGGCTCAGTTATTATCCCTGCTTCATTCGGGGATGCAGTAAAAGCGATAGATGGCGACCCCGAACTGAAAATACAGGTTGAAGAACCGACGCAAACGGTTGAATTGTCGGATACAAAAGGTAAGATTAATTTTAAATTTGCGGGTATTCGTGCCGAAAATTTTCCCGAAACAAATCCCGGCAGTCGGGTCGCAGACTTTGAAATTGCGGCGGAAGTCTTGGAAGATATACTGAAGAAAACAGTTTTTGCTGCCGGCAGAAAGAGCCCAAAGATTATCCTGGAAGGGATAAAATTTCAAAGCAGGGACGGACAGCTAAAGTGTTTTGCCCTGGACGGATACAGAGCAGCATTCTACTTCCTGTATAGTTTTAAATCTGAACCGTTTGATGTCATAATCCCGGCGTCGTCACTACTTCAGTTACAGCAGCTGACGAAGAGGGGCGGTACTTTTAAATGCCGCATATATGAAAACTTTGCCGCGTTTGAGCATAGTAACAATGAAGACGGCTGCAGCGCAACTTATATAGTTAACCTTCTTAACGGCAATTTTCCCAAAACAGAACGTTTGATTAGGGAAAAAAACACAACGGTTGTAAAGATCAATAAAACTTTGCTTTTGCAGTCGCTGCAGCGGGCAAGCCTGACGCGCGGTGCTGTGGTTTTAGAAATAGACAAAGACGGCAGCGAAGTAAAAATTTTTTCGGAAGACAAAGACAAAACTATCAGCGTCAGCGAAAAAATTGCTGCAGAAGTAAAGGGTGGACCGCTGTCTATTTATTTCAACTCAAAGTTTCTAACAGAACCCCTGGAAGCTATTGAAGATAGCGAGGTTGAGCTCGGATTCGAACTTGATGTTTCCCCGTGCCAGATAGACCTCAGTAGCGAAAAGCGGCGTTATGCCTATTTTGCCATGCCGCTTGGAAAAGAATAG
- a CDS encoding thymidine kinase encodes MRKKPGRLEIIRGCMFSGKTEELIRRLNRLKYARQTFLAFKPALDNRYSETEIVSHNNISIKAFVVSDPREIFNIIEKHGSGIDVVAIDEAQFFDHGLVRTAQLLVSSGYRVIVAGLDTDFRGEPFGPMGSLLAVADEDIQLNAICTICGQPANRTQRLIDGKPARWNDPIILIGAKDRYEARCREHHEILEKVL; translated from the coding sequence ATGAGAAAAAAACCCGGACGGCTGGAAATTATTCGAGGTTGCATGTTTTCGGGCAAAACCGAAGAACTTATTCGAAGGCTCAACCGCCTGAAATATGCCCGCCAAACTTTTCTGGCATTTAAGCCTGCGCTCGACAATCGCTATTCGGAGACAGAAATCGTTTCTCATAACAACATAAGCATAAAAGCCTTTGTAGTATCCGATCCCCGGGAAATCTTTAATATTATCGAAAAACACGGCAGCGGTATAGACGTAGTTGCAATAGACGAAGCGCAGTTTTTTGATCACGGTTTGGTACGGACAGCTCAGCTCCTTGTCTCCAGCGGCTACCGTGTGATAGTTGCCGGTCTTGATACCGATTTTCGCGGCGAGCCCTTCGGTCCGATGGGGAGCCTGCTGGCTGTTGCCGATGAAGATATTCAGCTTAATGCTATCTGCACCATTTGCGGGCAGCCCGCAAACAGGACGCAGCGGTTAATAGACGGCAAGCCTGCAAGGTGGAATGATCCCATCATTCTGATAGGGGCTAAAGACAGATATGAAGCCCGGTGCCGAGAACATCACGAGATTTTAGAAAAAGTTTTATAG
- a CDS encoding host-nuclease inhibitor Gam family protein, producing MQKTFLDVFEVKGPVQQETETERKDEVLKKEETFEEKLERLFGKNSLEQETEEAEEGETETAPERQRFKIENKEQLFWVMKKYRKIMEEKLENEAVAEKEIERIKNWLEKENEKLQQRLDFFAGLVEEYHRTLLEQDPKKKTLTTPYGSSKLRNLGPELIYDDERLIAWIEANTEEPEKYINIKKTPNKQRLKKDTEVVDDRLLVFKDTGEIVEGIAVLPRPPKFSIEIDVEEPKKERREG from the coding sequence ATGCAAAAAACTTTTTTGGATGTTTTTGAAGTGAAAGGCCCGGTACAGCAGGAAACGGAAACCGAGAGGAAAGACGAAGTTTTAAAAAAAGAAGAAACCTTTGAAGAAAAACTTGAAAGGTTGTTTGGCAAAAATTCACTTGAGCAGGAAACAGAAGAAGCAGAAGAAGGCGAAACTGAAACTGCGCCGGAAAGACAGAGGTTCAAAATAGAAAACAAAGAACAGCTGTTCTGGGTTATGAAAAAATACCGGAAAATTATGGAAGAAAAACTCGAAAACGAAGCCGTTGCAGAAAAGGAAATAGAGAGAATAAAAAACTGGCTGGAAAAGGAGAACGAGAAACTGCAGCAGAGGCTGGATTTCTTCGCCGGGCTGGTTGAAGAATACCACCGAACGCTTTTAGAACAGGACCCGAAAAAGAAAACCCTTACTACGCCTTATGGAAGCTCAAAACTTCGGAACCTGGGGCCTGAGTTGATTTATGATGATGAACGTTTGATCGCCTGGATAGAAGCAAACACAGAAGAACCCGAAAAATATATCAATATTAAGAAGACACCGAATAAACAGCGTCTAAAGAAAGACACAGAGGTAGTAGACGACCGCCTTCTCGTATTCAAAGATACGGGCGAAATCGTAGAAGGTATAGCTGTTTTGCCAAGGCCGCCGAAGTTTTCTATAGAGATAGATGTAGAGGAACCAAAAAAAGAAAGACGGGAGGGATAA
- a CDS encoding RRXRR domain-containing protein — MILFTADKYGRPGHPTKKSDMIRKQRKRGRVKIIGGGASGKPPVVMFLDREFDYSKTVPRKIIIALDPGYSCIGFAVCEPKDKKTDCILPWHFKNQDSGNQGVDDRKKEVPKEQKILFAVQKKTFIRQTV, encoded by the coding sequence ATGATATTGTTCACTGCTGACAAATACGGCAGACCCGGCCATCCGACGAAAAAATCCGACATGATCAGGAAGCAGAGGAAGCGGGGCAGGGTAAAAATCATTGGCGGCGGAGCTTCCGGTAAGCCGCCGGTAGTAATGTTTCTGGACAGAGAGTTCGATTACTCCAAAACAGTACCGAGGAAGATCATTATAGCTCTTGACCCGGGATACAGCTGCATAGGGTTTGCCGTATGCGAGCCGAAGGATAAAAAAACTGATTGTATACTGCCGTGGCATTTTAAAAACCAGGATTCCGGAAATCAAGGGGTTGATGACAGAAAGAAGGAGGTACCGAAGGAACAGAAGATACTATTCGCGGTACAAAAAAAGACGTTTATCCGCCAGACAGTGTAG
- a CDS encoding restriction endonuclease subunit M, translated as MAKNWKTIILKKFEELDPKKEILTVFDEKTKSLDFLKCIKQHQKQNFEDEAYVRTYLVLRLTKELDYPYEAIELEKKYSIGHPSKKEARLDILVKTKKGHPFMLLECKTPENFIKEKDDAIENQLFAIAKQEIKGKIKPKYLVLYTIEIKNGEVLDRAIIIDFEQYPTYEDWKEVGEPSLDEVPADYGTAKKYTYANIEKPDPITGLKPLRKDYTLADFEKLRVDLHNKLWAGGEADYNDIFYHLIKIMLVKIYDELFTPDEEIYNFQIFYKNGKPETPKELTKRLEEKYKIALKELLNYDDEKIKEIPLIERDKFTYEKLFYAVEKLQEISLTENVHSKEEDVLGLFFESILQNEFKQSKGQYFTHKNIVRFLIYTLELDKLAVYKLNQTYPHFPYIIDPAAGSGTFLIEAMKIITKEVLKNKNKLKLTRSLKEKIKDLEDVNRKHRWAEDYIYGIEPNARLGLATKLNMILHGDGNMNVFVEDGLMPFKIKDKAFYTRKWKGKDVGLLAEHEETGIYPKLINGRFDVVMSNPPFSMKIDAMRSYKYIKDTFVFYDKKNSENLFIERWFQLLAPKGKLGVVLPESVFDTKENMYIRNFLYKYFKIKAIVSLPKEAFEPYTSTKVSLLTAERKTDEEIKTWEDKWREYANQYNKLRNSKIIQFFIDNDKILNSFRKLLDKHNIEIDYSKVLVHDLLDDNLKKDIEEKIPQKDKNKFKTLVKKIESFKNKYKLEDLDTEDNRNILKQFLKQFYPQEQEFKSFKEFLHYIYDDVLEIATLDYPQIKGQNNYCNSWWVFGEVSRHFNYPIFYAEVKNIGYKRTKRGEQDKDIPIKDENGNIIAFRNDLFKVKAEKVKRTYWVKKGNKVVQEEKDEIIKTNIIIDTENPETVLDYLRKANIWSDNLNFDFEVEKNEDTH; from the coding sequence ATGGCAAAAAACTGGAAAACGATAATACTAAAAAAATTCGAAGAGCTGGATCCCAAAAAAGAGATTCTCACAGTTTTTGACGAAAAAACTAAAAGCTTAGATTTTTTGAAGTGTATTAAACAACATCAAAAACAAAATTTTGAAGATGAAGCTTATGTAAGAACATATCTTGTTTTAAGACTTACAAAAGAACTTGATTATCCGTATGAAGCGATAGAACTGGAAAAAAAGTATTCTATAGGTCATCCTTCCAAAAAGGAAGCTCGTTTAGATATTCTTGTTAAAACCAAAAAAGGGCACCCGTTTATGTTATTGGAATGCAAAACCCCAGAAAATTTTATCAAAGAAAAAGATGATGCTATAGAAAATCAACTTTTTGCAATTGCTAAACAAGAAATAAAAGGCAAAATAAAACCAAAATATTTAGTCTTATATACAATAGAGATCAAAAATGGAGAAGTTTTAGATCGAGCAATCATAATAGATTTTGAACAATACCCAACTTATGAAGATTGGAAAGAAGTAGGGGAACCGTCATTAGATGAAGTCCCTGCTGATTACGGCACAGCTAAAAAATATACCTATGCTAACATAGAAAAACCAGACCCAATTACTGGGTTAAAACCCTTAAGGAAGGATTATACTCTTGCAGATTTTGAAAAACTAAGAGTAGATTTGCACAACAAATTATGGGCGGGTGGTGAGGCTGATTACAACGACATTTTCTATCATTTGATTAAAATTATGCTTGTTAAAATATACGATGAATTATTTACGCCCGACGAAGAAATTTACAACTTTCAGATATTTTATAAAAATGGTAAGCCAGAAACTCCAAAAGAACTAACAAAAAGATTAGAAGAGAAATACAAAATCGCTTTGAAAGAACTATTAAACTATGATGACGAAAAAATAAAAGAAATTCCTTTGATAGAAAGAGATAAATTTACTTATGAAAAACTATTCTATGCAGTAGAAAAACTCCAAGAAATTTCCTTGACTGAGAATGTTCATAGTAAAGAAGAAGATGTCTTAGGTTTATTCTTCGAGAGCATATTACAGAACGAATTTAAGCAGAGTAAGGGGCAGTATTTCACTCATAAGAATATTGTCAGATTCCTGATTTATACATTAGAATTAGATAAATTGGCAGTATACAAGTTAAATCAAACATATCCACATTTCCCTTATATTATTGATCCTGCCGCTGGCAGTGGGACATTCCTCATTGAAGCAATGAAAATTATTACAAAAGAAGTGCTCAAGAATAAAAATAAACTAAAACTAACCCGCTCTTTGAAGGAAAAGATAAAGGACTTAGAAGACGTTAATAGGAAGCATCGTTGGGCAGAAGATTATATTTACGGAATTGAGCCCAATGCTCGCTTGGGTTTAGCAACCAAACTAAACATGATCCTGCATGGCGATGGAAACATGAATGTTTTTGTTGAGGATGGTTTAATGCCTTTCAAAATAAAAGATAAAGCATTTTATACAAGAAAGTGGAAAGGAAAAGATGTTGGTTTATTAGCTGAGCACGAAGAAACAGGAATTTATCCTAAGTTAATAAACGGGCGTTTTGATGTTGTAATGTCAAATCCACCATTCTCCATGAAAATTGATGCAATGAGATCTTACAAATACATAAAAGATACTTTTGTTTTTTATGATAAGAAGAATTCTGAGAATCTATTTATTGAAAGATGGTTTCAGCTGTTAGCACCTAAAGGAAAATTGGGGGTTGTTTTGCCTGAAAGTGTTTTTGACACCAAAGAAAATATGTATATTAGGAATTTTCTTTATAAATACTTCAAAATAAAAGCTATTGTCAGCCTACCTAAGGAGGCTTTTGAACCCTACACATCAACAAAAGTCAGCTTGCTAACTGCGGAAAGGAAAACTGATGAAGAAATTAAAACATGGGAAGATAAATGGAGAGAGTATGCAAACCAATACAATAAATTAAGGAATTCAAAAATAATTCAGTTTTTCATAGATAACGATAAAATCCTTAATTCTTTCAGAAAACTTTTAGACAAGCATAACATTGAAATAGATTATTCAAAAGTTCTGGTTCATGATTTGCTGGATGATAATTTGAAAAAAGATATTGAAGAAAAAATACCACAGAAAGATAAAAATAAGTTTAAAACTTTGGTAAAGAAAATAGAATCCTTCAAAAATAAGTATAAACTTGAAGATTTAGATACAGAAGACAACAGAAATATTCTAAAACAATTTTTAAAGCAATTTTATCCGCAAGAGCAAGAATTCAAAAGCTTTAAGGAGTTTTTACATTATATTTATGATGATGTTTTAGAAATAGCTACTTTAGATTATCCACAAATTAAGGGACAAAACAACTACTGCAATAGCTGGTGGGTCTTTGGGGAGGTATCCAGACACTTTAATTATCCAATATTCTACGCTGAAGTGAAGAACATTGGATATAAGAGAACAAAGAGGGGTGAGCAAGACAAGGACATCCCAATAAAAGATGAAAATGGAAATATCATTGCATTTAGAAACGACCTCTTTAAAGTTAAAGCTGAAAAGGTAAAGAGAACATATTGGGTTAAGAAAGGGAATAAAGTAGTTCAGGAGGAAAAAGACGAAATTATTAAAACTAACATAATAATAGATACAGAAAATCCCGAAACAGTGCTTGATTATCTACGGAAAGCAAATATCTGGTCTGATAACCTAAATTTTGACTTTGAGGTGGAAAAAAATGAAGATACACACTAA
- a CDS encoding thymidine kinase: protein MRKKPGRLEIIRGCMFSGKTEELIRRLNRLKYARQTFLAFKPALDNRYSETEIVSHNNISIKAFVVSDPREIFNIIEKHGSGIDVVAIDEAQFFDHGLVRTAQLLVSSGYRVIVAGLDTDFRGEPFGPMGSLLAVADEDIQLNAICTICGQPANRTQRLIDGKPARWNDPIILVGAKDRYEARCRKHHEILG, encoded by the coding sequence ATGAGAAAAAAACCCGGACGGCTGGAAATTATTCGAGGTTGCATGTTTTCGGGCAAAACCGAAGAACTTATTCGAAGGCTCAACCGCCTGAAATATGCCCGCCAAACTTTTCTGGCATTTAAGCCTGCGCTCGACAATCGCTATTCGGAGACAGAAATCGTTTCTCATAACAACATAAGCATAAAAGCCTTTGTAGTATCCGATCCCCGGGAAATCTTTAATATTATCGAAAAACACGGCAGCGGTATAGACGTAGTTGCAATAGACGAAGCGCAGTTTTTTGATCACGGTTTGGTACGGACAGCTCAGCTCCTTGTCTCCAGCGGCTACCGTGTGATAGTTGCCGGTCTTGATACCGATTTTCGCGGCGAGCCCTTCGGTCCGATGGGGAGCCTGCTGGCTGTTGCCGATGAAGATATTCAGCTTAATGCTATCTGCACCATTTGCGGGCAGCCCGCAAACAGGACGCAGCGGTTAATAGACGGCAAGCCTGCAAGGTGGAATGATCCCATTATTCTGGTTGGTGCTAAGGACAGATATGAAGCCCGGTGCCGAAAACATCACGAGATTTTAGGATAA
- a CDS encoding host-nuclease inhibitor Gam family protein, with protein MQKTFLDVFEVKGPVQQETETERKDEVLKKEETFEEKLERLFGKNSLEQETEEAEEGETETAPERQRFKIENKEQLFWVMKKYRKIMEEKLENEAVAEKEIERIKNWLEKENEKLQQRLDFFAGLVEEYHRTLLEQDPKKKTLTTPYGSSKLRNLGPELIYDDERLIAWIEANTEEPEKYINIKKTPNKQRLKKDTEIVDDRLLVFKDTGEIVEGIAVLPRPPKFSIEIDVEEPKKERREG; from the coding sequence ATGCAAAAAACTTTTTTGGATGTTTTTGAAGTGAAAGGCCCGGTACAGCAGGAAACGGAAACCGAGAGGAAAGACGAAGTTTTAAAAAAAGAAGAAACCTTTGAAGAAAAACTTGAAAGGTTGTTTGGCAAAAATTCACTTGAGCAGGAAACAGAAGAAGCAGAAGAAGGCGAAACTGAAACTGCGCCGGAAAGACAGAGGTTCAAAATAGAAAACAAAGAACAGCTGTTCTGGGTTATGAAAAAATACCGAAAAATTATGGAAGAAAAACTCGAAAACGAAGCCGTTGCAGAAAAGGAAATAGAGAGAATAAAAAACTGGCTGGAAAAGGAGAATGAAAAACTGCAGCAGAGGCTGGATTTCTTCGCCGGGCTGGTTGAAGAATACCACCGAACGCTTTTAGAACAAGACCCGAAAAAGAAGACCCTTACTACGCCTTATGGAAGCTCAAAACTCCGGAACCTGGGGCCTGAGTTAATTTATGATGATGAACGTTTGATTGCCTGGATTGAAGCAAACACAGAAGAACCCGAAAAGTATATCAATATTAAGAAGACACCGAATAAACAGCGTCTAAAGAAAGATACAGAGATAGTAGACGACCGCCTTCTCGTATTCAAAGATACGGGCGAAATCGTAGAAGGTATAGCTGTTTTGCCAAGGCCGCCGAAGTTTTCTATAGAGATAGATGTAGAGGAACCAAAAAAAGAAAGACGGGAGGGATAA